One window of Burkholderia vietnamiensis LMG 10929 genomic DNA carries:
- a CDS encoding dienelactone hydrolase family protein — MAFSKALVGWMAASVLSAAQAGTLSTVNVGTNAGATGGSLARAERFDYGTSGLPQVAANLNEQIISIPADASGSVMLEATLFKPNGPGPFPLVVFNHGKNTGDLHQQPRSRPLAFAREFVRRGYAVIAPNRQGFAGSGGTYRQEGCNVGKNGLAQAADVDATVRYMSHQPYVDASRIVVAGTSHGGLVSVAYGTEAAPGVRGIINFSGGLRQDLCDGWQRNLVDAFGQYGAHTTVRSLWLYGDNDSVWTPGLVAQMHDAYVSHGTQAQFVDYGRYKDDAHRLIVDRDGVPVWWPAVHAFLAELNLPTSVRYAVANPHEPKATGYASIDSVDAVPFLDEAGREGYRHFLNQHPSRAFAVSSEGAWSWAEGGDDPMALALDNCSKQSAGACRLYAVNDRVVWNGNTTQTADSGDAETTTDTRALASR; from the coding sequence ATGGCGTTCAGCAAAGCATTGGTGGGATGGATGGCGGCCAGCGTGCTGTCGGCCGCTCAGGCCGGTACGCTGTCGACCGTCAACGTCGGTACGAACGCCGGTGCGACCGGCGGCTCGCTCGCACGCGCCGAGCGCTTCGATTACGGCACGTCGGGTCTCCCGCAGGTCGCCGCCAACCTCAACGAACAGATCATCAGCATTCCGGCCGATGCGTCGGGCTCGGTGATGCTCGAAGCCACGCTGTTCAAGCCGAACGGCCCCGGCCCGTTCCCGCTCGTCGTCTTCAATCACGGCAAGAACACCGGCGATCTGCATCAGCAGCCGCGCAGCCGGCCGCTCGCGTTCGCCCGTGAATTCGTGCGCCGCGGCTATGCGGTGATCGCACCGAACCGCCAGGGCTTCGCCGGCTCGGGCGGCACCTACCGGCAGGAAGGCTGCAACGTCGGCAAGAACGGCCTCGCGCAAGCGGCCGACGTCGACGCCACCGTGCGCTACATGTCGCATCAGCCGTACGTCGATGCGTCGCGCATCGTCGTCGCGGGCACGTCGCACGGCGGGCTCGTGTCGGTCGCGTACGGCACCGAAGCGGCGCCGGGCGTGCGCGGCATCATCAATTTCTCCGGCGGGCTGCGCCAGGATCTCTGCGACGGCTGGCAGCGCAACCTCGTCGACGCGTTCGGCCAGTACGGCGCGCATACGACCGTGCGCTCGCTGTGGCTGTACGGCGATAACGATTCGGTGTGGACGCCCGGGCTCGTCGCGCAGATGCACGACGCGTACGTGTCGCACGGCACGCAGGCGCAATTCGTCGATTACGGTCGCTACAAGGACGATGCCCACCGGCTGATCGTCGATCGCGACGGCGTGCCCGTGTGGTGGCCGGCCGTGCATGCGTTCCTCGCGGAGCTGAACCTGCCGACCTCGGTGCGCTACGCGGTCGCGAACCCGCACGAGCCGAAGGCGACCGGCTACGCGTCGATCGATTCGGTCGATGCGGTGCCGTTCCTCGACGAAGCGGGCCGCGAAGGCTATCGGCACTTCCTGAACCAGCATCCGAGCCGCGCGTTCGCGGTGTCGTCGGAAGGCGCGTGGTCGTGGGCCGAAGGCGGCGACGATCCGATGGCGCTCGCGCTCGACAACTGCTCGAAGCAAAGCGCCGGCGCATGCCGGCTGTACGCGGTGAACGATCGCGTCGTGTGGAACGGCAACACGACGCAAACCGCCGATAGCGGCGACGCTGAAACCACCACCGACACGCGCGCACTGGCTTCGCGCTGA
- a CDS encoding YchJ family protein, translated as MISNRPDACPCGGASPAPAGKTAAPRYAACCGRFIDGGEAAPSALELMRSRYSAYVLGATDYLRATWDARTCPADLDADPAAPDAPRWLGLAIKRHTPVDASHAQVEFVARYKVGGRAYRLHETSRFERDERGFWRYVDGEVSER; from the coding sequence ATGATTTCGAACCGACCCGATGCGTGCCCGTGCGGCGGCGCATCGCCGGCCCCGGCCGGCAAAACCGCGGCGCCGCGCTATGCGGCATGCTGCGGCCGCTTCATCGACGGCGGCGAAGCCGCGCCGAGCGCGCTGGAGTTGATGCGCTCGCGCTATAGCGCCTATGTGCTCGGCGCGACCGACTACCTGCGCGCGACCTGGGACGCGCGCACCTGCCCGGCCGATCTCGACGCCGATCCGGCCGCGCCCGACGCGCCGCGCTGGCTCGGCCTTGCGATCAAGCGCCACACGCCCGTCGACGCGAGCCACGCGCAGGTCGAGTTCGTCGCGCGCTACAAGGTCGGCGGCCGTGCGTACCGGCTGCACGAAACCAGCCGGTTCGAGCGCGACGAGCGCGGTTTCTGGCGCTATGTCGACGGCGAAGTAAGCGAACGCTGA
- a CDS encoding SDR family oxidoreductase, which translates to MKTVLIVGASRGLGREFVRQYRRDGWNVIATARDDASLVALRASGAQAHALDIAQPEQIAALGWKLDGERLDAAVLVSGVYGPRTEGVETIGNEDFDAVMHTNVRGPMQLLPIVLPLVEDARGVLAVVSSRMGSIAEATGTTGWLYRASKAALNDVLRITSLQTRHAACISLHPGWVRTDMGGAEAAIDPETSVTGMRRVIAEAGADVSRANGRFLQYDGVELSW; encoded by the coding sequence ATGAAAACCGTACTGATCGTCGGCGCATCGCGCGGCCTCGGGCGCGAATTCGTCCGGCAATACCGGCGCGACGGCTGGAACGTGATCGCGACCGCGCGCGACGACGCGTCGCTCGTGGCGCTGCGGGCCTCAGGCGCCCAGGCGCATGCGCTCGACATCGCGCAGCCCGAGCAGATCGCGGCGCTCGGCTGGAAGCTCGACGGCGAGCGGCTCGACGCGGCCGTTCTGGTGTCGGGCGTCTACGGGCCGCGCACCGAAGGCGTCGAGACGATCGGCAACGAGGACTTCGACGCGGTGATGCACACCAACGTGCGCGGGCCGATGCAGCTGCTGCCGATCGTGCTGCCGCTCGTCGAGGACGCGCGCGGCGTGCTGGCCGTGGTGTCGAGCCGGATGGGGAGCATCGCCGAGGCGACCGGCACGACCGGCTGGCTGTACCGCGCGAGCAAGGCGGCGCTGAACGACGTGCTGCGCATCACGTCGCTGCAGACGCGCCACGCTGCGTGTATCTCGCTGCATCCCGGCTGGGTGCGCACCGACATGGGCGGCGCAGAAGCCGCGATCGATCCGGAAACGAGCGTGACCGGCATGCGCCGCGTGATCGCCGAGGCCGGCGCGGACGTATCGCGCGCCAACGGCCGTTTCCTCCAGTACGACGGCGTCGAGCTCAGCTGGTAA
- the can gene encoding carbonate dehydratase, translating to MNTQDNPLSHLFANNDAWVKRQLAEDPEFFTRLADQQAPEYLWIGCSDSRVPANQIIGLPPGEVFVHRNIANVVVHSDLNCLSVIQFAVDILRVKHIMVVGHYGCSGVNAALHNRRVGLADNWLHHVQDVRERHAALLDEWPVGEARYRRLIELNAIEQVVNVCRATIVNDAWARGQSLTVHALVYGVHDGRMRNLGMSVSRFDALEATYRRCVAALTARGQHAPDNDMVAADAAHLEHVAQAVADTLKPCDDAQ from the coding sequence ATGAACACCCAGGACAATCCGCTTTCGCATCTCTTCGCCAACAACGACGCGTGGGTCAAGCGCCAGCTCGCCGAGGATCCCGAATTCTTCACGCGGCTGGCCGACCAGCAGGCGCCCGAATATCTGTGGATCGGCTGCTCCGATTCGCGCGTGCCGGCCAACCAGATCATCGGCCTGCCGCCCGGCGAAGTGTTCGTGCATCGGAACATCGCGAACGTCGTCGTACACAGCGACCTGAACTGCCTGTCGGTGATCCAGTTCGCGGTCGACATCCTGCGCGTGAAGCACATCATGGTGGTCGGCCATTACGGCTGCTCCGGCGTGAACGCCGCGCTGCACAACCGCCGCGTCGGCCTCGCCGACAACTGGCTGCATCACGTGCAGGACGTGCGCGAGCGCCACGCGGCGCTGCTCGACGAATGGCCGGTGGGCGAAGCGCGCTATCGCCGGCTGATCGAGCTGAACGCGATCGAGCAGGTCGTCAACGTGTGCCGCGCGACGATCGTCAACGACGCGTGGGCGCGCGGCCAGTCGCTCACCGTGCACGCGCTCGTGTACGGCGTGCACGACGGCCGGATGCGCAACCTCGGGATGTCCGTATCGCGGTTCGACGCGCTCGAGGCGACCTACCGGCGCTGCGTCGCGGCGCTCACCGCCCGCGGCCAGCATGCGCCGGACAACGACATGGTCGCCGCGGACGCCGCGCATCTCGAACACGTCGCGCAGGCGGTCGCCGACACGCTCAAGCCGTGCGACGACGCGCAGTAA
- the aceK gene encoding bifunctional isocitrate dehydrogenase kinase/phosphatase, translating into MNHFPKLLSSQIGFDIAQTMLEYFDRHYRIFREAAVEAKTLYERGDWHGLQRLARERITSYDERVKECVELLEDEYDAENIDDEVWQQIKLHYIGLLTSHRQPECAETFFNSVCCKILHRSYFNNDFIFVRPAISTEYLENDEPAAKPTYRAYYPGTDGLAATLERIVTNFQLEPPFEDLTRDIGCVMQAIDDEFGQFDAAPNFQIHVLSSLFFRNKSAYIIGRIINADRVLPFAMPIRHVRAGVLAVDTVLLRRELLQVIFSFSHSYFLVDMGVPSAYVDFLCTIMPGKPKAEIYTSVGLQKQGKNLFYRDLLHHLSHSSDRFIIAPGIKGLVMLVFTLPSFPYVFKIIKDHFPPPKETTRAQIMEKYQLVKRHDRLGRMADTLEYSSVALPLSRLDHALVRELEKEVPSLLEYEDDNLVIEHLYIERRMTPLNLYLQNGSDADIEHGVKEYGNAVKELMKANIFPGDMLYKNFGVTRHGRVVFYDYDEIEYLTDCNVRRVPAPRNEEDELSGEPWYTVGPHDIFPETYGPFLLGDPRVRTVFMKHHADFFDPALWQASKDKLLQGELPDFYPYDTSLRFCVRYAARFDATPDHDDGAGAAQRAA; encoded by the coding sequence ATGAATCACTTCCCCAAACTGCTGTCGTCGCAGATCGGTTTCGACATCGCGCAGACGATGCTCGAATACTTCGACCGCCACTACCGGATCTTTCGGGAAGCCGCCGTCGAAGCGAAGACGCTGTACGAGCGCGGCGACTGGCACGGGCTGCAGCGCCTCGCGCGCGAGCGGATCACGTCGTACGACGAGCGCGTGAAGGAATGCGTCGAGCTGCTCGAGGACGAATACGACGCCGAGAACATCGACGACGAAGTGTGGCAGCAGATCAAGCTGCACTACATCGGGCTGCTCACGTCGCATCGCCAGCCCGAGTGCGCCGAAACCTTCTTCAATTCGGTCTGCTGCAAGATCCTGCACCGTTCGTATTTCAACAACGACTTCATCTTCGTGCGGCCGGCGATCTCGACCGAATACCTGGAGAACGACGAGCCGGCCGCGAAGCCGACCTATCGCGCGTACTATCCGGGCACCGACGGGCTCGCGGCCACGCTCGAGCGCATCGTCACGAACTTCCAGCTCGAGCCGCCGTTCGAGGACCTCACGCGCGACATCGGCTGCGTGATGCAGGCGATCGACGACGAGTTCGGCCAGTTCGATGCGGCGCCCAATTTCCAGATTCACGTGCTGTCGTCGCTGTTCTTCCGCAACAAGAGCGCGTACATCATCGGCCGCATCATCAACGCCGATCGCGTGCTGCCGTTCGCGATGCCGATCCGCCACGTGCGCGCCGGCGTGCTCGCGGTCGATACGGTGCTGCTGCGCCGCGAGCTGCTGCAGGTGATCTTCAGCTTCTCGCACTCGTACTTCCTGGTCGACATGGGCGTGCCGTCCGCGTACGTGGACTTCCTCTGCACCATCATGCCCGGCAAGCCGAAGGCCGAGATCTACACGTCGGTGGGCCTGCAGAAGCAGGGCAAGAACCTGTTCTACCGCGATCTGCTGCACCATCTGTCGCATTCGAGCGACCGCTTCATCATCGCGCCCGGCATCAAGGGCCTCGTGATGCTGGTGTTCACGCTGCCGTCGTTCCCGTACGTGTTCAAGATCATCAAGGATCACTTCCCGCCGCCGAAGGAAACCACGCGCGCGCAGATCATGGAGAAGTACCAGCTCGTGAAGCGCCACGACCGGCTCGGCCGGATGGCCGACACGCTCGAATATTCGAGCGTCGCGCTGCCGCTGTCGCGGCTCGACCATGCGCTCGTGCGCGAGCTCGAGAAGGAAGTGCCGTCGCTGCTCGAATACGAGGACGACAACCTCGTGATCGAGCATCTGTACATCGAGCGGCGGATGACGCCGCTGAACCTGTACCTGCAGAACGGCAGCGACGCGGACATCGAGCACGGCGTGAAGGAGTACGGCAACGCGGTGAAGGAGCTGATGAAGGCCAACATCTTCCCCGGCGACATGCTGTACAAGAACTTCGGCGTCACGCGCCACGGCCGCGTGGTGTTCTACGACTACGACGAGATCGAATACCTGACCGACTGCAACGTGCGGCGCGTGCCGGCGCCGCGCAACGAGGAAGACGAACTGTCGGGCGAACCGTGGTATACCGTCGGCCCGCACGACATCTTTCCGGAAACCTACGGTCCGTTCCTGCTCGGCGACCCGCGCGTGCGCACGGTGTTCATGAAGCACCACGCGGACTTTTTCGACCCGGCGCTGTGGCAAGCGAGCAAGGACAAGCTGTTGCAGGGCGAATTGCCCGATTTTTACCCGTACGACACGTCGCTGCGCTTTTGCGTGCGCTATGCCGCCCGCTTCGACGCGACGCCGGACCACGACGACGGCGCCGGCGCCGCGCAGCGCGCCGCCTGA
- a CDS encoding MBL fold metallo-hydrolase yields the protein MNALEHQLDYPFADTLPAAGDTFEVAPGVRWLRMPLPFSLDHINLWLLRDEIDGQAGWTIVDCGIASDAIRTHWEHIFDTQLDGLPVLRVLVTHCHPDHFGLANWLCEGGERGRWNVRLWMTLGEYMFGCLMAAGNGSNAGGAAAAEHFARHGLTDPVALDKLRSRRSYYSDLVPAVPPRYRRLRDGDAVTIGARTWRVVIGYGHSPEHCALHSEADGVLISGDMVLPRISTNVSVFDLEPEANPLALYLESLGRYETMAPDTLVLPSHGKPFRGVRTRIAQLRAHHDARLDEVRAECAERPASAADIVPIMFRRRELDIHQMTFALGEALAHLNLLWLAGELVREQGDDGMLRFRGVR from the coding sequence ATGAACGCACTGGAACACCAACTCGACTATCCGTTCGCCGACACGCTGCCCGCCGCGGGCGACACGTTCGAGGTCGCGCCGGGCGTGCGCTGGCTGCGCATGCCGCTGCCGTTTTCGCTCGACCACATCAACCTGTGGCTGCTGCGCGACGAGATCGACGGGCAGGCCGGCTGGACGATCGTCGACTGCGGGATCGCGTCGGACGCGATCCGCACGCACTGGGAACACATCTTCGACACGCAGCTCGACGGGCTGCCGGTGCTGCGCGTGCTGGTCACGCATTGCCACCCCGATCACTTCGGTCTCGCCAACTGGCTCTGCGAAGGCGGCGAGCGCGGCCGCTGGAACGTGCGGCTGTGGATGACGCTCGGCGAATACATGTTCGGCTGCCTGATGGCGGCCGGCAACGGCTCGAACGCGGGCGGCGCGGCGGCGGCCGAGCATTTCGCGCGTCATGGCCTCACCGATCCGGTCGCGCTCGACAAGCTGCGCAGCCGCCGCAGCTACTACTCGGACCTCGTGCCGGCCGTGCCGCCGCGCTACCGGCGCCTGCGCGACGGCGACGCGGTGACGATCGGCGCGCGCACCTGGCGCGTCGTCATCGGCTACGGGCATTCGCCTGAACATTGCGCGCTCCACAGCGAAGCGGACGGCGTGCTGATTTCCGGCGACATGGTGCTGCCGCGCATCTCGACCAACGTGTCGGTGTTCGATCTCGAGCCGGAAGCGAACCCGCTTGCGCTGTATCTGGAATCGCTCGGCCGCTACGAGACGATGGCGCCCGACACGCTCGTGCTGCCGTCGCACGGCAAGCCGTTCCGCGGCGTGCGCACGCGCATCGCGCAACTGCGCGCGCACCACGACGCGCGTCTCGACGAAGTGCGTGCCGAGTGTGCCGAACGCCCGGCGAGCGCGGCCGACATCGTGCCGATCATGTTCCGCCGCCGCGAGCTCGACATCCATCAGATGACGTTCGCGCTCGGCGAG